A DNA window from Octopus bimaculoides isolate UCB-OBI-ISO-001 chromosome 12, ASM119413v2, whole genome shotgun sequence contains the following coding sequences:
- the LOC106883812 gene encoding neuropeptide FF receptor 2 isoform X1 yields MYEPCNPASENSTAADSGVEWDDNMYFVMVILIIFSISGTIGNALVLYVFSNTKQKLTSTIFILALAGMDFITCLLTIPSTVAIEYVLYYVQNDAVCKMYHFLQTTTVPFSALVMVAIASDRYLCICHPFVRAMTTRRAQILVALLGAVAVTLGIIGSLAYSVYKFKDIDVIIENGTHLMNSTPVTGIFSNYTYETDTYAAYVDGNGASSASLENNNANRTICYTGICDISFLILPRKVFTVYQTIYSSLFLISLVIVAFLYALIYRSVLSRRKQRLKIVTNKCCLFWSDDSQPSAEETEITTVNTDSNDKPIKHGVKAEKDAILKHGTRAKLEKVRIANLKTAAMLFVVTLVFVLAFLPSWLMAHRYIQMNIIVFYMYFSYNIANPVVYAFMNRNFKNQLKEIFINCKK; encoded by the coding sequence ATGTATGAGCCATGCAACCCAGCATCAGAAAATTCAACGGCAGCGGACAGCGGTGTGGAATGGGATGACAATATGTATTTTGTGATGGTCATTCTCATAATATTCTCCATCAGTGGAACCATCGGCAATGCACTCGTACTCTACGTGTTTTCGAACACAAAGCAGAAGCTGACCTCgacaatatttattttagcttTGGCTGGAATGGATTTCATCACGTGTCTTTTAACAATACCTTCAACAGTGGCTATAGAATACGTGCTGTATTACGTCCAGAATGATGCTGTTTGcaaaatgtatcactttttaCAGACGACGACAGTGCCATTTTCTGCGTTAGTAATGGTGGCCATTGCATCTGACCGATATCTTTGCATATGTCATCCATTTGTGCGAGCTATGACGACAAGGCGCGCACAGATTCTCGTTGCACTACTTGGTGCAGTTGCTGTGACATTGGGCATCATCGGATCACTTGCATATAGCGTGTACAAGTTCAAAGATATAGATGTAATTATTGAGAATGGTACTCATCTAATGAATTCAACGCCAGTTACGGGTATATTTTCTAACTACACATACGAGACGGACACATATGCTGCTTACGTAGATGGCAATGgcgcatcatcagcatcactcgAAAATAACAATGCCAACCGTACGATATGTTACACAGGGATATGTGACATTAGTTTCCTTATTTTGCCACGGAAAGTGTTCACCGTTTACCAAACGATTTATTCCTCACTATTTCTCATATCGCTCGTAATTGTCGCATTTTTGTATGCGTTAATTTATCGCAGTGTACTATCAAGACgaaaacaaagactgaaaattGTCACGAACAAGTGCTGTCTGTTTTGGAGTGACGACTCACAACCCAGTGCGGAAGAGACAGAAATTACAACTGTCAACACCGATTCAAATGATAAACCGATTAAACACGGCGTTAAAGCCGAGAAGGACGCCATACTGAAACACGGAACTCGGGCAAAGCTTGAAAAGGTCCGCATAGCAAACCTTAAGACAGCTgccatgttgtttgttgttacattAGTTTTTGTGTTGGCTTTTCTGCCCTCTTGGCTGATGGCCCATCGCTATATACAGATGAACATTAtcgtattttatatgtatttttcttataATATTGCCAACCCAGTAGTTTATGCCTTTAtgaacagaaattttaaaaatcaattgaaagaaatatttattaactgtAAAAAATGA